In Afipia sp. GAS231, a single window of DNA contains:
- a CDS encoding glutathione S-transferase family protein → MLKLVIGNKNYSSWSMRPWLALRANNIPFEEVFIPLYTDQADKDRILSVSLSGKVPALVDGDVTVWDSLAIIEYLAEKFPQVKLWPEDRARRAHARSISAEMHSGFMPLRNECGMNLHRPVGAITLSEDALANVARVQEIWADCFRRYGNDGPFLFGGFGGADAMFAPVVHRFRTYAIEVNGDARHYFEAMAANGAFQQWTREGLAETIRIERFETV, encoded by the coding sequence ATGTTGAAACTCGTCATCGGTAACAAGAACTATTCGTCATGGTCGATGCGGCCATGGCTGGCGCTGCGCGCCAATAACATCCCGTTCGAAGAGGTGTTCATCCCGCTTTACACCGATCAGGCCGACAAGGACCGGATCCTGAGCGTTTCGCTTTCGGGCAAGGTGCCGGCGCTGGTCGATGGCGATGTCACCGTGTGGGATTCGCTGGCGATCATCGAGTATTTGGCCGAGAAATTCCCGCAAGTGAAACTGTGGCCGGAAGACCGTGCCCGTCGCGCGCATGCGCGGTCGATCTCGGCGGAGATGCATTCGGGCTTCATGCCGCTGCGCAACGAATGCGGCATGAATCTGCACCGGCCGGTCGGCGCCATCACACTGTCCGAGGATGCGCTGGCCAATGTGGCGCGGGTTCAGGAAATCTGGGCCGATTGCTTCCGGCGCTACGGCAATGATGGCCCGTTCCTGTTCGGCGGCTTCGGCGGCGCGGATGCGATGTTTGCGCCTGTCGTGCACCGGTTTCGCACCTACGCGATCGAGGTAAACGGCGATGCGCGGCACTATTTCGAGGCGATGGCCGCAAACGGGGCCTTCCAGCAATGGACCCGCGAGGGGCTGGCCGAAACGATCCGGATCGAGCGCTTCGAGACGGTGTGA